From one Oncorhynchus clarkii lewisi isolate Uvic-CL-2024 chromosome 6, UVic_Ocla_1.0, whole genome shotgun sequence genomic stretch:
- the LOC139411826 gene encoding serine/arginine repetitive matrix protein 4-like codes for MVIVVRDNQQPDDREDREAGEGVTRSSPFQARGQVRPKHEVKSVPSTRSSPSQARGQVRPKHEVKSVPSTRSSPSQARGQVRPKHEVKSVPSTRSSPSQARGQVRPKHGVKSVPSTGSSPSQARGQVRPKHGVKSVPSTRSSPSQARGQVRPKHEVKSVPSTRSSPSQARGQVRPKHEVKSVPSTRSSPSQARGQVRPKHEVKSVPSPKHEVKFVARGQVRPKHEVKSVPSTRSSSSQARGQVRPKHEVKSVPSTRSSPSQARGQVRPKHEVKSVPSTRSSPSQARGQVRPKHGVKSVPSTGSSPSQARGQVRPKHEVKSVPSTRSSPSQARGQVRPKHEVKSVPSTRSSPSQARGQVRPKHEVKSVPSTRSSPSQARGQVRPKHEVKSVPSTRSSPSQARGQVRPKHGVKSVPSTGSSPSQARGQVRPKHGVKSVPSTRSSPSQARGQVRPKHEVKSVPSTRSSPSQARGQVRPKHEVKSVPSTRSSPSQARGQVRPKHEVKSVPSTRSSPSQARGQVRPKHEVKSVPSTRSSPSQARGQVRPKHEVKSVPSTRSSPSQARGQVRPKHGVKSVPSTGSSPSQARGQVRPKHEVKSVPSTRSSPSQARGQVRPKHEVKSVPSTRSSPSQARGQVRPKHEVKSVPSTRSSPSQARGQVRPKHEVKSVPSTRSSPSQARGQVRPKHGVKSVPSTGSSPSQARGQVRPKHEVKSVPSTRSSPSQARGQVRPKHEVKSVPSTRSSPSQARGQVRPKHGVKSVPSTGSSPSQARGQVRPKHGVKSVPSTGSSPSQARGQVRPKHEVKSVPSTR; via the exons ATGGTGATAgttgtgcgggataatcagcagcctgatgaccgaGAGGACcgagaggccggagagggagt CACGAGGTCAAGTCCGTTCCAAGCACGAGGTCAAGTCCGTCCCAAGCACGAGGTCAAGTCCGTCCCAAGCACGAGGTCAAGTCCGTCCCAAGCACGAGGTCAAGTCCGTCCCAAGCACGAGGTCAAGTCCGTCCCAAGCACGAGGTCAAGTCCGTCCCAAGCACGAGGTCAAGTCCGTCCCAAGCACGAGGTCAAGTCCGTCCCAAGCACGAGGTCAAGTCCGTCCCAAGCACGAGGTCAAGTCCGTCCCAAGCACGGGGTCAAGTCCGTCCCAAGCACGGGGTCAAGTCCGTCCCAAGCACGGGGTCAAGTCCGTCCCAAGCACGGGGTCAAGTCCGTCCCAAGCACGAGGTCAAGTCCGTCCCAAGCACGAGGTCAAGTCCGTCCCAAGCACGAGGTCAAGTCCGTCCCAAGCACGAGGTCAAGTCCGTCCCAAGCACGAGGTCAAGTCCGTCCCAAGCACGAGGTCAAGTCCGTCCCAAGCACGAGGTCAAGTCCGTCCCAAGCACGAGGTCAAGTTCGTCCCAAGCACGAGGTCAAGTCCGTCCCAAGTCCCAAGCACGAGGTCAAGTTCGTCGCACGAGGTCAAGTCCGTCCCAAGCACGAGGTCAAGTCCGTCCCAAGCACGAGGTCAAGTTCGTCCCAAGCACGAGGTCAAGTCCGTCCCAAGCACGAGGTCAAGTCCGTCCCAAGCACGAGGTCAAGTCCGTCCCAAGCACGAGGTCAAGTCCGTCCCAAGCACGAGGTCAAGTCCGTCCCAAGCACGAGGTCAAGTCCGTCCCAAGCACGGGGTCAAGTCCGTCCCAAGCACGGGGTCAAGTCCGTCCCAAGCACGGGGTCAAGTCCGTCCCAAGCACGAGGTCAAGTCCGTCCCAAGCACGAGGTCAAGTCCGTCCCAAGCACGAGGTCAAGTCCGTCCCAAGCACGAGGTCAAGTCCGTCCCAAGCACGAGGTCAAGTCCGTCCCAAGCACGAGGTCAAGTCCGTCCCAAGCACGAGGTCAAGTCCGTCCCAAGCACGAGGTCAAGTCCGTCCCAAGCACGAGGTCAAGTCCGTCCCAAGCACGAGGTCAAGTCCGTCCCAAGCACGAGGTCAAGTCCGTCCCAAGCACGAGGTCAAGTCCGTCCCAAGCACGAGGTCAAGTCCGTCCCAAGCACGGGGTCAAGTCCGTCCCAAGCACGGGGTCAAGTCCGTCCCAAGCACGGGGTCAAGTCCGTCCCAAGCACGGGGTCAAGTCCGTCCCAAGCACGAGGTCAAGTCCGTCCCAAGCACGAGGTCAAGTCCGTCCCAAGCACGAGGTCAAGTCCGTCCCAAGCACGAGGTCAAGTCCGTCCCAAGCACGAGGTCAAGTCCGTCCCAAGCACGAGGTCAAGTCCGTCCCAAGCACGAGGTCAAGTCCGTCCCAAGCACGAGGTCAAGTTCGTCCCAAGCACGAGGTCAAGTCCGTCCCAAGCACGAGGTCAAGTCCGTCCCAAGCACGAGGTCAAGTTCGTCCCAAGCACGAGGTCAAGTCCGTCCCAAGCACGAGGTCAAGTCCGTCCCAAGCACGAGGTCAAGTCCGTCCCAAGCACGAGGTCAAGTCCGTCCCAAGCACGAGGTCAAGTCCGTCCCAAGCACGAGGTCAAGTCCGTCCCAAGCACGGGGTCAAGTCCGTCCCAAGCACGGGGTCAAGTCCGTCCCAAGCACGGGGTCAAGTCCGTCCCAAGCACGAGGTCAAGTCCGTCCCAAGCACGAGGTCAAGTCCGTCCCAAGCACGAGGTCAAGTCCGTCCCAAGCACGAGGTCAAGTCCGTCCCAAGCACGAGGTCAAGTCCGTCCCAAGCACGAGGTCAAGTCCGTCCCAAGCACGAGGTCAAGTCCGTCCCAAGCACGAGGTCAAGTCCGTCCCAAGCACGAGGTCAAGTCCGTCCCAAGCACGAGGTCAAGTCCGTCCCAAGCACGAGGTCAAGTCCGTCCCAAGCACGGGGTCAAGTCCGTCCCAAGCACGGGGTCAAGTCCGTCCCAAGCACGGGGTCAAGTCCGTCCCAAGCACGGGGTCAAGTCCGTCCCAAGCACGAGGTCAAGTCCGTCCCAAGCACGAGGTCAAGTCCGTCCCAAGCACGAGGTCAAGTCCGTCCCAAGCACGAGGTCAAGTCCGTCCCAAGCACGAGGTCAAGTCCGTCCCAAGCACGGGGTCAAGTCCGTCCCAAGCACGGGGTCAAGTCCGTCCCAAGCACGGGGTCAAGTCCGTCCCAAGCACGGGGTCAAGTCCGTCCCAAGCACGGGGTCAAGTCCGTCCCAAGCACGGGGTCAAGTCCGTCCCAAGCACGAGGTCAAGTCCGTCCCAAGCACGAGGTCAAGTCCGTCCCAAGCACGAGGTGA